In Aspergillus nidulans FGSC A4 chromosome II, the genomic stretch AGGGGCTGTTGGTTGTTGAGAAGACGAAGTCAGGCATCCCTGAGAGGCGTTAGACATTTCCATATCGTGGTGAATAGGCTGGAAAGGATGGTACCTCGAAACACATGCGTTCGTTCAACTAAGCCAACAGGCTCAACCTGATACTTACCCACATTATCGCGCAGACTCCGTAGGAAATCTCGGGCAGTAGGCCGTGGGGGCCCGTCTTCCTGCCTCACCAAGTCTGGATCGTCTTTGAATGGCTCATTCGATCccctcttgcgcttgcgacCCGTCCGCTTAGGAACTGTCACTCGGAGAAGAATGTTGTTGGACGCCGTGCTTATAGACTGCAGTGGTCTTGCCATGACGTCCTCTGGTCGGAGCACAAGACTAGCAGGAGTGTCTGGCTTGGGTGGATCGAGAATCTGCAAAGGCGTGAGACGAAGCACTCATTAATGCTAGAGCGTAACTATTTACCTTTTTAATGCCCGTCCTTCCTTGAAGCGTATCAATAGCTTTGTCAATATTTTTGATAATGGCCGGATGCTCAACACAGACAATTGGTCTGTTGGGAATCTGGTAGAACGGCGCGGTTCTTGAATGAGTTTCCGCCATGGCTCTATACTGTCCAGCGTCGCCTTGggggaagaaatgaagctatccagacGAATTCCGCTGGTGATACGGAGATAGATACTGGCTTCGCTCGATGTACCACCCCGTAGATCAACCTTGTGAAGTCTGGTTTATGTATAAAATATCAGGTTTCACATTCATTCATTCAATTTAAACACAAGGACCCATTATCGTACCTTTTTCAAGCTGTTCCAGAGTCTGGTTGCATGAACGGTCGAGAGGAGGTGGAATCAAACAATGCAAACCGTCTTGGAAAGGGCGGTAGATCATGGCAAAACCCGGATGGTTCCCTTTTAGGTCGGCTTCTCATTCgactcctccaccttctccttcgTGTTCTGCTGTACGACCTCGTGTACGACCTTCTGCAAGTGCTTCATACGGCGTCAACTGACACCTCGTCTGACACCCTGATCCAATTATTGTCTTAATCCTAGACTGGGCGTCATCGGTGACCGACATTTTATGGTCGACCGCGACTCGTGCCATCGTGGCCTCAGAGCTACGACATTGAGGAGTAGGCTACCAGAAACTGCCTCTAGCGGTCTCATGACGGGCTGTGGTTAGTCGAGACTGTTCGTTGCTGACAAGGAAAGTATATCGTGCTGTTCTGAGAAGCAATGTCCCATATATGAAAGACTACGTCCTCATTCAATATAGAGAATGCACCTGTCGAGCTATTTACCCTGGACTGCTTACTCACGAACCATTGCTGGCCTGTATGTTTGCCCTCGGTCAGCTAGGCAACACGCTACCTGTTACCAATATCACAATGTGATTGCGCTGCATCATCTACTCCACGGCCAATGTGACTGGCTATTCAAGCCTGTAATCACTAGACTATGATCTCAGCTCGATTTCCTATTGAGCTTGACCAAGGCTGTCCGAAATGGCGGAGCACAGACTATTGGGTCCCTGCGTGGACCGATCTGTACCTGCTCCAAGTTCTTCGTTCTTGGACCTAGGTCTTCAAGCTGACGACGTACCTGCCACTCTTTAAACACGCTTGATCGCCCCAAAGTGCTGAGATTCTTGACTTGCCAATGTCCTGGTATCCTTCGCTTGTGAGAAAATGGCCAAGCTATCCGTAATTCTGCTTTTCCGCAGCCTTTTACTTTGCGGTGCGCTCACGGTCTCACGGCATGCTACGCTAGTGACTGAGCGAGAAGTCCAATCCAGCAAATACGACTTTATTGTGGTTGGAGGTGGTGTATCTGGGCTCACCGTGGCCGATCGTCTGACAGAGATTCCAGATGGTAGGAACGGCATATCCTCACCCACTGAACGACGCTGAGTCTGGCAGTGAGCGTTCTCGTCATTGAAGCAGGACCGGTTGATCGTGGTGAAGATTTTGTCTACGTGCCCGGGTCATACGAGCGTGATCCGTATATCTGGCCTGGCTTAACGAATGAACCATCCGCAGAGTTGAACAATCGAGTCTTTGACTCCGTTGTCGCTAGGGTGGCCGGAGGTGGCAGCATAGTGAATGCAATGATCTTCCTGAGGTATGCAGATACCACCACCGCAGGGGTTCATCTCTAATCCTAACCACAGAGGAACTGCGTTGGACTTCGACGGCTGGGAATCACTTGGAAATCATGGATGGGGGTGGGAGGGCATGTTGCCATACTTCATCAAGGTAATCCAGACACACAGTGCTTGAGGCCTAGTTTTGACGGCCTTGTTTGCTTTAGAGTGAGAACTTTACCAGGCCAACCCCAGAACTTGCCCACGAAGGAAATATTACCTGGGATGATTCTGTTCGGGGCCATGATGGGCCCGTCCGATATTCATATCCAAACTACATCTATCCCGGACTAGGTTAGCACGATTCTGAAGAGCAAATCTGCCGTTGCAGCGCTGACTTTAGTAGGCCGGCTTTACGAAGCCGCTCTTCATATTGGCATACAACCAAGACTAGACCCCAACGGGGGACAAAACACAGGTGTCTTCAACCAGCCGTTCGCTATAGATGCAGCTACATGGACCAGAAGTTCTGCCAGACGAAACCACTACGACCCAGCTGTCAGCCGTCCCAACTATCATTTCCTCTCAGACACTACCGTGGCGCGGGTTATCTTCGATGGAACGCGAGCCGTTGGTGTCGAATATCTCCCTAGCAGAGGCGGCGGTATATCCACTGCATTCGCCGCGAAGGAAGTCCTtgtcgctgctggtgctctCCACACACCACAGGTTCTCCAACTCTCCGGAGTCGGACCGCGTGACTTGCTTGAGGCGCTCAACATCCCAATTATCTCCGACTTACCTGGAGTTGGGTCTAATCTGCAGGACCAGACGACATTCCCGTTCGTGTATACATGTCAGTAGTCGGTGCAGCCTTCTAATCTCGCTAGTACTGACTTATTCTTGCTAGGGGACAGTGCCGTCACCCCAAACGTCACCACTTTCCTCACAAACACCACTTGGGCAACGGAGCAGCGCGTGCTATACGACCAACACCTCCCAAGCGTATGGACTCTCACTAGGCCACTTGCCCCCAAATTCGCGTTCCTATCGTACGAGGACGCGACCGCAAACACCGCATACGCAAGCATACTCGACGACGCCCAAGCCCGTGATCCAGCAGACTCCTTACCCGGAGACATTCATCCCACTGTTCTTGCAGGCTACGCCGTCCAAAGGCAAATAATGTTTAATGAATTTCGCGATGCTGGACTGGCAGTTGGAGGCATGTCGTGGGACACTGATGCAAACGTGCAAGTCTTCAACGTGAAGCCCTTCAGCCGTGGGTACGTTTATATCAACCAGACAGACCCGCTCGCCAATCCAGTGATCGATTTCCGCACGGCGTCCGACCCGACGGACTTCCAGCTGCATATAGCTCTCCTCCATAAACAGCGCGAACTGTTCAATGCACCGTCTCTGGCGGCTCTTGGTCCGACGGAGGTGGTGCCTGGTCCCGCAGTACAGACTGATGAGGACATAATTAAATTAATGAGGGAGATCTTGCAGCCTTCGAATGGGCATCAATGCTGCTCAGCGCCCATGATGCCGCGAGAACTCGGTGGTGTACTCTCGCCTGAGATGAAAGTGTACGGTACTACTGGATTACGTGTCATTGATATCAGTCACTGGCCGAAGGAACTCTCTGGTCCGCCCATGGCATCTATTTAtgcagctggagagaaggTTCGTTTTATGTCTAAATCCTCGTCCAGTTTCCTGCTAATGATGTGTAGGCTGCGGATATCATTAAGGGTGAgcatggctggctgggtAACTAAATTAGATCTATTAGACCGCAGGCAGCATTCAAATCTTGAATGCTGCTTGTCCTTCAAGCAGTTAAAATTTAGGACGGTTATGGTTAGTACATATTTATGCTCAATATGTCCACGAATAGGTAAAGTGAACAAGGGTCCGCAGTATTCTCTCGTCTGTAAAATGTAGCATCTCAGCAACGTCTCTAGTGATTGGTACACTTATAATTACATCTCGGACTTACTCTGAAGCTTCTAGACAAGAATCACAAAAGCTTTTATCTTAAAGCTATTGTCAGCTGAATAGTACAACAGAACCAATTTGCATCGACAACAGCGAATCCTTAAATAAGCCTAGTTACAGTTCCTGTGCAGTTCTTCTAACGATTAAAGAGGAACAAAcccatccccatcccttTGGATTACCCTCCCAACATCCTGATCTCTCGCCCCCTCAACGACGTCCCGAATGAGCGTTCCTCCTAAAGTAGCTGACCCAAGccccatcttcttcgccagctcccTTTGTCCACCAAGGTCAGTCTCGAGCATACCCGGCCCAACAGCCCACACCTTGACTTTGTCCGCCTTGAGCTTATGGTTCCAGTCAAGCATAAGCATATTCAGCGCCGTCTTAGAGCACCGGTACCCGATTGTCTCGAATTCGACCTTCTTCGGCCAGCCCGCTGGCAGCGGAGGCGTCGGGAAGTACTCCTTCATTGCGACGGTCATCATGGAAAGACCGGctatgaagaggaggcgggGGTCAGAGGATTTGATGAGGAGCGGGGCGAGCGTGTGTGTTAGGACTGTGGCACCGGTTACGTTAACGTCGTAGGCTTTGTTAAAGCACTCGCGGAGGGTAACTTTGCTGGCATTGTAGTCGAAATCAAAGGTTGCTCCTTTTGTCTATTAGCGACTCTGCACTATCTGATTACCGATAGAGGGAAGTATATACCGGCGTTGTTAACAAGCGCATCTAAACGCCCCGGGCTTTTGAGAATCTGCTCGTACGCTTTCTGGATAGACTCGTCGCTGGTGACGTCGAGCTGAATGAGCTCGAGAGTATTTGAGCTGTTTGGGACCACCTCCTTGATTTTCCTTATGGCCGCTTCGCCTTTCTCGAGGGAGCGGGAGCCCATGAGGATGATGTAGGACTTCGGAGACTCGTAGAAAGCCTTGCAGGCTTCGTATCCGATGCCATTATTGCCGCCCGTGACAAGGACAACGTAGGGAGATGCCATGTTTGGATTTGGATGATGCTTgattcttcttgttgctTTCAGATAGTCGGATAGTCGTTGCCGATGCGCCTTTTATCTTCACGAAAGCCCCTCACCCCTCGTTGCTATAGATGTCACTAGTCGCTATTCTCTCCATGGCATCCAGAGACGATGCGTCTGTTTCACGCTGCCATTGGGCTGGCTCTCCGGAGATAACTGGGGTGAGGCACCGAGAAAGGAGTGAGTGTTACCTAGATATCCAATATCGTCTCCCCAGTGGTTAAGGCAATGCTGGCCATGCGAATCAAAGGAGCGGCGTTAAGGATCTGACTCCTAACCCCGTTGCCGCCTTTGGTGCCTTTCTCTGGGAGCCCAGTTCTTTTCTCAACACCAATCCACCATTTCCAAGGTTCCAACTCTTCCCAAGGTACATACTATGActgactgctgctgcagaggtaTTCGGCTTCCGAAAGGTTCATGTTTAATCGGCACAAATTGCCGCAGCCATCATCAGACCCAAATGTGCGGGTTATATATGCGGATAGCCATCCTCTGCAGGTCGGGGCTCGGGGTTCAACACACCAGTGAACGCAGGGAATATTTACCGTCCTGACGTCAGCCACCAGGTTTGTCGCTCATAGAGGCATTGGCAGCAATATTCTCCGCTCCAATTGCAAATTAGCCATCATGCAAACTGACCAGCATGGGTTTGTTGCCTGACACCGTCTGGCTACAGCAGCCTCGGTTTCCGTGTTTCCTAAGAGGTGGAGaacattgctttttcttcaggCCCTGACAGTCTACGAAAGCAGGAACTTGTCATAGGTATATGTTCTAAAGGTTTTGCAGCTGAGAGACCATTGAGAGCAGCTATAGGCTTTGACGATGACAGCAACTGACGGGATGGTTTTGCACAAACGGTCCTTGTCGGAAGGAGGTACATCTACGCAGGCTTGGAAGGTTCTGTCCCAGACACTCCCATCTCGTGGGCCAGATGTCGATGCTTGGTGGCAGCTTACGGGGAGACACCTCGCAGTTCTCTTGGACGCTGCTGCGTATCCTATCGAGAAACAGTACGAATGTCTTCTGTACCATTACCACTACGCTGTATGTTTGACGACCTCAGTATATAAGGTCACT encodes the following:
- a CDS encoding uncharacterized protein (transcript_id=CADANIAT00004019) — translated: MASPYVVLVTGGNNGIGYEACKAFYESPKSYIILMGSRSLEKGEAAIRKIKEVVPNSSNTLELIQLDVTSDESIQKAYEQILKSPGRLDALVNNAGATFDFDYNASKVTLRECFNKAYDVNVTGATVLTHTLAPLLIKSSDPRLLFIAGLSMMTVAMKEYFPTPPLPAGWPKKVEFETIGYRCSKTALNMLMLDWNHKLKADKVKVWAVGPGMLETDLGGQRELAKKMGLGSATLGGTLIRDVVEGARDQDVGRVIQRDGDGFVPL
- a CDS encoding protein xptC (transcript_id=CADANIAT00004018), whose translation is MAKLSVILLFRSLLLCGALTVSRHATLVTEREVQSSKYDFIVVGGGVSGLTVADRLTEIPDVSVLVIEAGPVDRGEDFVYVPGSYERDPYIWPGLTNEPSAELNNRVFDSVVARVAGGGSIVNAMIFLRGTALDFDGWESLGNHGWGWEGMLPYFIKSENFTRPTPELAHEGNITWDDSVRGHDGPVRYSYPNYIYPGLGRLYEAALHIGIQPRLDPNGGQNTGVFNQPFAIDAATWTRSSARRNHYDPAVSRPNYHFLSDTTVARVIFDGTRAVGVEYLPSRGGGISTAFAAKEVLVAAGALHTPQVLQLSGVGPRDLLEALNIPIISDLPGVGSNLQDQTTFPFVYTWDSAVTPNVTTFLTNTTWATEQRVLYDQHLPSVWTLTRPLAPKFAFLSYEDATANTAYASILDDAQARDPADSLPGDIHPTVLAGYAVQRQIMFNEFRDAGLAVGGMSWDTDANVQVFNVKPFSRGYVYINQTDPLANPVIDFRTASDPTDFQLHIALLHKQRELFNAPSLAALGPTEVVPGPAVQTDEDIIKLMREILQPSNGHQCCSAPMMPRELGGVLSPEMKVYGTTGLRVIDISHWPKELSGPPMASIYAAGEKAADIIKGEHGWLGN